The DNA segment TTGCATTTCCATTAAACATCCCAGGGAATTTCACAGTAAATTTATCTGCTATCAACCCTACTTCATCTTCTTCCCAAAGGGCCCCATTCCCAATTCGATTCCTCCTTCGGAAACACGCTCTCCCTGGGAACACAGTCAGACTTGGGTCTCACTTTGGGTTTTTCTGGCTGCAGGAAAACGTTTGCTCGCCCACCCCTCCGAGGCAGACAAGAAGAAAGCCGACCCCTGCCACCATCCCAAGCAGCGACAGCGCAGAAAACCCCGAGTTTTGTTCTCCCAGGCTCAGGTGTTTGAACTGGAGCGACGATTTAAGCAGCAAAAATACCTCTCTGCTCCGGAAAGGGAACACCTCGCCAGCGTGCTCAAGCTCACCTCCACGCAGGTGAAAATCTGGTTCCAGAACCGCAGGTACAAGTGCAAGAGGCAAAAACAGGACAAATccctggagctggctgcccacccgctgcccccccggAGGGTGGCGGTGCCCGTGCTGGTCAGGGACGGCAAACCCTGTCTGGGGGGCTCCCAGCCTCATCCAGCCCCATACAGCATCACCGCCAGCCCTTACTCCTATAGCTCCTACTACAGTGCCTATAGCAGCAGCCCCTATGGTGTTAGCTATGGGGGGGGGCTATGCTGGGGtgccccccagtgccaccccaggCAGCCACGCTGTCAACGGGAGCTTGGGCATggccagcgctgctcagcaccagcctccCTGCTTGCAAGCCGCCGTGCCAGCGGGAATCAGGGCTTGGTAGGTGGAGGTGAGGGTGGCCTGGAAAGCACTGAGGaaagcccccctccccccccccccagctccaaaCCCAGCCTTAGTTGGGATGGGAGCTGAATCCAAAGGGTTTCTGGCCCCCCCCGGAGAGTGGGACGACTCCATCCCATGCAGTCACATCTCTGCAGGAGAGAGGGGGATGCTGCCGCTCCAGCGCTGTGACTTTGGGGACCCGGTGACTGagggcatttatttatttaaacacaaacGCTTTGGAGTCTGGCCCTTCCCGCTCCCACAGAGGATTTGCTCCTCCGGGATGCCAGCACGCAGCCAGCAAGAGGGTGCAAACGctggttttcttccaaaggACAACTGGAAAACAGGGTCTGTGCACGTCACTGTGCGTTCACTTTTTAACGAACAGTATTTAATGCTTTGAGTCCCTCTAATCTTTTGAGATACCTTTCTGATTTATATTTCTTAATAACTCCCAGTGCAGGTGTTCATTTCTgtctattattattattattatttgcaaataaaaaacaaattggTGAAATTGTGTGTTTTCACTCTCTCACCGTTCCTCAACTTTAGCATTTTGACTTTTCCCATCCATAGTTTACAGCTGAGCATGAAAACCTgatccaaagaagaaaa comes from the Falco naumanni isolate bFalNau1 chromosome 19, bFalNau1.pat, whole genome shotgun sequence genome and includes:
- the NKX2-6 gene encoding homeobox protein Nkx-2.6, coding for MDFGGGNCFKSHSFRGLIKGGMLSTCGKLTDNIVQQGKRLLAHPSEADKKKADPCHHPKQRQRRKPRVLFSQAQVFELERRFKQQKYLSAPEREHLASVLKLTSTQVKIWFQNRRYKCKRQKQDKSLELAAHPLPPRRVAVPVLVRDGKPCLGGSQPHPAPYSITASPYSYSSYYSAYSSSPYGAIGGQ